A window of the Parabacteroides merdae ATCC 43184 genome harbors these coding sequences:
- a CDS encoding RagB/SusD family nutrient uptake outer membrane protein, with protein sequence MKTKLKYICLSAAAGLTLSLSSCSDFMDLTPEDQYDEATVWSDADLAKTVVNDVYSYVCDIAQEVNPDAWTDDAFFTHVYGCRDINEATVSPSNLGAYDRDDCPFKWSKQYKGIYRANLVLANIDNVPEKTGVDLNILKGETYFLRAYIYTELLRGFGGVPIVDKVYSIEEASALNLPRANVADVMDFILKDIEQATNLLPEQQIGVNLGRATKGAAKALKARLLLHVASPLFADRTVNKLECNQYTGDRQALYQQALDAAKDVINDSNYSLIDCNAGTIKEIAEKFHNIIITNNEETIWSKQYVNKDLNADNWVRNRVALLHGPNGYHNWAGTAPTHDLVMAFETEEGKIPNTLLKPGESTTENPYMNREPRFYATIGYDGAEWGRPRASDGAVFDATPLGNLQFGYYELSEGGNNVNAIYSVDDDNNPIKQEKFNGMVGVDTRMGQIENWNGTYTGYLEKKLIDGSVAANEHNFQTCPMPYIRLAEMYLIAAEACIELNKLDEAVIYIDAIRGRIGRPDTKATLAVRGQTFNQSDLREFLRHERRVELTYEHSRYYDIRRWMIAPEIGNKKLTGVSIVGRLKPGKTASLPYVHDEEVYNYTWTVLNLNYIEKRKWDNKMYFAPIKLEETLRNPAIIQNPYYE encoded by the coding sequence ATGAAAACAAAATTGAAATATATCTGCCTTTCGGCAGCAGCGGGACTGACACTTTCACTTAGTTCTTGTTCCGACTTCATGGACCTCACACCTGAAGACCAGTATGACGAAGCGACAGTCTGGTCGGATGCAGATTTAGCAAAAACGGTTGTCAACGATGTCTATTCGTACGTATGCGACATAGCACAAGAAGTAAATCCAGACGCCTGGACAGATGATGCTTTCTTTACGCACGTATACGGATGCCGTGATATCAACGAGGCGACCGTCTCACCGAGCAACTTGGGCGCTTACGACCGTGACGACTGCCCGTTCAAATGGAGCAAGCAATACAAAGGGATCTATCGTGCCAATCTGGTTTTGGCAAATATCGACAACGTTCCTGAAAAAACCGGTGTAGACTTGAATATATTGAAAGGAGAAACTTATTTCCTTCGGGCATATATCTACACTGAGTTGCTCCGTGGTTTCGGTGGCGTACCCATCGTAGACAAAGTGTATAGCATTGAAGAAGCTTCGGCCTTAAATTTACCACGTGCCAATGTTGCGGATGTAATGGATTTTATTCTGAAAGACATCGAACAAGCTACCAACCTATTACCTGAACAACAAATCGGTGTCAATTTAGGTCGTGCTACCAAAGGAGCAGCTAAAGCATTAAAAGCACGTCTGTTACTGCATGTAGCCAGCCCATTGTTTGCTGATCGTACCGTCAATAAATTAGAGTGTAACCAATATACAGGTGACCGTCAAGCATTATATCAACAAGCATTAGATGCCGCTAAAGATGTTATCAATGACAGCAATTACTCTTTGATTGACTGTAATGCCGGTACCATCAAGGAAATTGCAGAAAAATTCCATAACATCATTATCACGAACAACGAAGAGACTATCTGGTCGAAACAGTATGTAAACAAAGATTTGAATGCCGACAACTGGGTTCGTAACCGTGTAGCCCTATTGCATGGGCCGAACGGTTATCACAACTGGGCCGGAACAGCTCCGACACATGACTTGGTGATGGCTTTCGAAACAGAAGAAGGTAAAATCCCGAATACGCTATTGAAACCGGGTGAATCAACCACCGAAAATCCGTATATGAACCGTGAACCACGTTTCTATGCAACTATCGGTTATGATGGTGCAGAGTGGGGACGCCCCAGAGCTTCCGATGGAGCCGTGTTCGATGCGACTCCACTGGGTAACCTGCAATTCGGTTATTATGAATTAAGTGAAGGCGGCAATAACGTCAATGCCATATATTCAGTTGATGACGATAACAATCCCATCAAGCAGGAAAAATTCAATGGTATGGTCGGCGTTGATACCCGTATGGGACAGATCGAAAACTGGAATGGTACTTACACCGGCTATTTGGAAAAGAAATTGATCGACGGTTCTGTAGCAGCCAACGAACACAACTTCCAAACTTGTCCGATGCCTTACATCCGCTTAGCCGAAATGTATTTGATTGCAGCCGAAGCCTGTATCGAATTAAACAAATTGGATGAAGCAGTCATTTATATAGACGCTATCCGTGGACGTATCGGTCGTCCAGATACCAAAGCCACATTGGCTGTTCGCGGACAAACATTCAACCAAAGTGATCTGCGTGAATTCCTGCGCCATGAACGTCGTGTCGAATTAACTTATGAACATTCACGTTATTATGACATACGTCGCTGGATGATTGCACCGGAAATCGGAAACAAGAAATTAACCGGTGTATCAATTGTCGGCCGTTTAAAACCGGGCAAGACAGCATCTTTACCGTATGTTCATGACGAAGAAGTCTATAATTACACCTGGACAGTTCTCAATCTGAACTATATTGAGAAACGAAAATGGGACAACAAGATGTATTTCGCACCAATCAAGTTAGAAGAAACATTACGTAATCCGGCAATCATACAGAACCCGTATTACGAATAA
- a CDS encoding HU family DNA-binding protein: MSHAYVVRPKVDKSGETEKIRYYGVPVTSGQVSTEQLATYISTRCTFSRGEILAAIIEIGREIQFQLDMGYTINLHGIGTLFLSAGSEGYENPKDCTPHRVKAKRLCIKADPEMKKFIKRLKFERWK, encoded by the coding sequence ATGTCACACGCTTATGTAGTACGTCCCAAAGTGGACAAAAGCGGAGAAACAGAAAAAATCCGCTATTATGGTGTCCCGGTAACATCGGGGCAAGTATCGACCGAACAACTGGCTACGTATATCTCTACCCGGTGCACATTTTCAAGAGGAGAAATACTGGCGGCCATAATCGAGATCGGACGCGAAATCCAGTTCCAGCTGGATATGGGATACACCATAAACCTTCACGGCATAGGAACATTGTTCCTCTCGGCCGGAAGCGAAGGATATGAAAACCCGAAAGACTGCACGCCTCATCGCGTGAAAGCTAAACGACTATGCATCAAGGCTGATCCGGAAATGAAGAAGTTCATAAAAAGACTCAAGTTCGAAAGGTGGAAATGA
- a CDS encoding BT4734/BF3469 family protein, translating to MKVTLYRYEKGTLVMRSVEMEKLQAALRTENLNKPISTTRDKVMFALPGTQNSDIQKLPVVVFGGTFRKTGDPKPPMRDYSGLVLLEVNHLSDLQEAVQIRQQAATMPQTLLAFIGFSGKSVKIVIPFTLPDGTLPHSPEQIKRFHSQAYLTAVKYYQPQLGRNITLKEPVPQHGCRMSYDPQPVYNPDAVAIRIEQPAQMPDSEEIRIIPEEPSEPLQRLMPGMSRNYRIATLFSIAMVDAIRKSGQIKDGDLKPVFTLLADNCLKAGIPEEDAVQCTLLYNDLRSKEMEIRMTFRSVYTLKEALAGKTFMPEIMSLTLQLEEFMLRRYEIRNNKMSGEVEYRDKSLLRFTFSPFTREVRNSICTEAHKEGLNVWDKDIERYVYSDNIPTFFPIEEYLGHLPKWDGKDHIRKLAKRVPCNNIRWADHFHRWFLSMVAHWLGLDREHGNSTTPLLVGDQGCGKSTYCLNILPPELRQFYTDSIDFSKRRDTELALHRYALVNIDEFDSVKDTHQSYLKHILQKANVSTRLPYQTANRNLRRYATFIATSNNFNILTDPTGSRRFICIEVTDTIDYIQPIDYEQLYAQAMEALANGERYWFTHEEETEIVANNRQFQQIPPEEQLFLQYFRLPKKNEVGEFLLSIEILGRIKQKQRDFSYTKTVISNFGRLLKRNGIPSKRSNRGTIYQVVELSKS from the coding sequence ATGAAGGTAACGTTATATCGATATGAAAAGGGGACGCTCGTCATGCGTTCCGTCGAAATGGAAAAACTGCAGGCGGCCCTACGAACAGAGAATCTCAACAAACCAATCAGCACCACACGCGACAAAGTCATGTTTGCATTGCCCGGCACACAAAACAGCGACATACAGAAACTTCCGGTGGTCGTTTTCGGAGGGACTTTCCGCAAGACAGGAGACCCAAAGCCTCCCATGCGCGACTATTCGGGATTGGTGCTGCTCGAAGTAAACCATCTTTCCGACTTGCAAGAAGCGGTACAAATCCGCCAACAAGCCGCCACGATGCCGCAAACGCTACTGGCATTCATCGGCTTTAGCGGGAAAAGCGTGAAAATAGTGATCCCGTTCACACTGCCGGACGGAACGCTTCCACACTCACCCGAACAGATCAAACGATTCCACTCGCAAGCCTATTTGACGGCAGTCAAATACTACCAGCCACAATTAGGACGTAACATCACGCTGAAAGAGCCAGTCCCACAGCACGGATGCCGCATGAGCTACGACCCCCAGCCGGTATATAACCCCGATGCCGTTGCCATCCGGATCGAGCAACCGGCACAGATGCCCGATTCGGAAGAAATCCGTATCATCCCGGAAGAACCATCCGAACCACTTCAAAGGCTAATGCCCGGTATGTCACGCAACTATCGGATCGCTACACTGTTCAGCATAGCGATGGTAGACGCCATCCGAAAATCAGGACAGATAAAAGACGGGGATCTCAAGCCGGTCTTTACCCTATTAGCCGATAATTGCCTGAAAGCCGGTATCCCGGAAGAGGATGCCGTACAATGCACACTACTTTACAACGATCTGAGATCCAAAGAGATGGAAATCCGCATGACTTTCCGATCCGTCTACACACTGAAAGAAGCGCTCGCCGGAAAAACATTCATGCCTGAAATCATGTCGCTGACTTTGCAATTAGAAGAATTCATGCTGCGCCGTTACGAAATCAGAAACAACAAGATGAGTGGCGAAGTGGAATACCGAGACAAATCGCTCCTACGTTTCACATTCAGCCCTTTCACCCGCGAAGTCCGCAACTCCATCTGTACGGAAGCGCACAAAGAAGGGTTGAACGTCTGGGATAAAGACATCGAACGATATGTTTACTCGGACAACATACCCACTTTTTTCCCGATAGAAGAATATCTCGGACATCTGCCCAAATGGGATGGCAAAGATCATATCCGGAAGCTTGCCAAACGCGTACCTTGCAACAATATCCGATGGGCAGACCACTTCCACAGATGGTTCCTCAGTATGGTAGCGCACTGGTTAGGGTTGGACCGGGAACATGGCAACAGCACTACTCCCCTACTGGTCGGCGACCAGGGATGCGGCAAATCGACTTATTGCCTGAACATCCTGCCTCCCGAACTGCGGCAGTTCTACACAGACAGCATCGATTTCAGCAAGCGCCGGGATACGGAGTTGGCTTTGCACCGCTATGCCCTGGTAAACATAGACGAGTTCGATTCCGTCAAGGATACGCACCAAAGCTACCTGAAGCATATCCTGCAAAAAGCGAATGTCAGTACACGGCTGCCCTATCAGACGGCCAACAGGAATTTAAGACGTTACGCCACATTCATCGCGACAAGCAACAACTTCAATATCCTGACCGACCCGACCGGTAGCCGGCGTTTCATTTGCATCGAAGTCACAGACACCATCGATTATATACAACCGATCGACTACGAGCAGCTGTATGCACAGGCGATGGAAGCATTGGCTAACGGCGAACGCTACTGGTTCACACACGAGGAAGAAACCGAAATAGTCGCCAACAACCGGCAGTTCCAGCAAATACCGCCCGAAGAACAACTGTTCCTGCAATATTTCCGACTCCCGAAAAAGAATGAGGTAGGCGAATTTCTTCTGTCGATAGAGATTTTAGGGCGGATCAAGCAGAAACAACGTGATTTCAGCTACACAAAAACCGTCATTTCCAACTTCGGACGTCTTTTGAAGCGAAACGGCATTCCTTCGAAAAGAAGCAACAGAGGCACTATATATCAGGTAGTTGAGCTAAGCAAGTCCTAA